The Choristoneura fumiferana unplaced genomic scaffold, NRCan_CFum_1 Sck3bRy_43;HRSCAF=211_pilon, whole genome shotgun sequence nucleotide sequence TGGTGGACGCGAACTGTTCGATGCCCACGCGGCGCCCGTTGACGCGCATCTGCGTCGGGTCGGTCACGCGGATGGAACTGAACTCGAACTTCTGGAATGAAAGTGACAGGTTTAGTCAAATGGTAATTAATaggctagacgactaaaaaaaactgtttagtccgtcagttagataattaaaaaatattgtgcacgtattttttcttttgtttgacaaacaaaaaatgacgaggatacagtgcttagaagtttcgagtgaagtcactatatggtacgatttttacctaatagtgtcgtcacaagcccccactccggaagtttgatgatctatacctttgtcgatttttaataatttgataaaccaaaaaatacgtgtcccatatttttccataatctaactgtcggactaaatagaatgatatatttttaaacccagtcgtcatccctattATGTGagaaaacggcgtgaccccccACTGAGTCACCTTCCCCGACGGACGtcaatgagagagagagagagagagagagagagaaagaaagacatttatttacacatattcgatacacagaaaaaacacgttaggatgaAATGGTGGTGGGTATGGATGGTGGTAATGGTATGGTGGAGGGTAGTGGTATGGTATGGTGGTAATGGTTAGTATGGTGGAGCCTGGATCCATGCTAAATTAAAGattgttctttttatttataaaattggaactaattggataaaatttgaaatttacaatcTTAGTCATAAGATTGTACACAACTGCTGCTTTAAATACAACATCAATGAGAACCACGAACCATTTCTGTCACACAGCATGGAatgatagaaagagatggtgaatgcgattgcgagcgccaGAGCATTAGGTCCCTGTCACACGAGTAGCgagcgtattttgtatgaaggcgaTCACGCAACGAGTTCGCCGcgactgatatttttaaaagaaatacgGTCGTAactcgcaagtgtgataaatagacaatacggccactggaCTTTAGGCCCATAATCTTGGCAAAGACACTTACCGCCAACGGCGAGTCCAGCTTGTGATGCTTGACTTTTGGCTCGGGTATGGCCACTGCGTCACCTATGATGGCTCCTCTACCGTCCGCCCAATTGTAAACGGTTACTAGGAAACACTGTAAGCTTGCGTCTACTATCGCGAACGTactgaaacaattttattaaaaaaacataagtaattatttattgaaacaaTTACAATACATAAGGCCTCTTCTCAGTCCATGTCCTCCGCCCAGTGCGTATGGGGAACTTCATgcactccattgaattgcttcgtaggtttgttgtgcaggggggctactatgaaattctaagtgcgtatcgtaccgtccctctcactctcgtattaaataacataagcgtcagaggggcggcaacatacgaagttagaattttgcacttcctcatgatataggctgagatgatgatgatgagtgatgACAGtacataatagtaataataatggtTAGgcacttttaggggctgtttcaccatccattgattagtgttgactgacggttaaatgtgatgccgtatccgtctattcgaacaaaacaaatagagacagcatcacatttaaccgtcagttaacactagtcaatggatggtgaaacagccccttagactacgTTCGCACTACGCGGCTAAACGTACGGTTTTAGTGCGCCGTTTCTTTCTCaagcgaaataaataaatagctaacAAAGCAGAGCCACACAaacagagagagacagagatACTCACAAAGGTACAGAGTTTTCATTATGTATGGAGCCGACAACTCGCCCCAATATCACTTTGCCCAGGTTTTTGCCTTCCACCAATTGGTCGAGTGTCGTGAAGTTGAATGCGTTCTCTTTCGCACCGTTCCTCTCTACTGTTGCCGTCGCGTACACTCCTAGCATTTTCTTGTCTAATGACTGAAAATGAGAATTATAGAAAGTTCATTTTTGTTGCATATCAGGTTATTAAATTTGACACtatcaataaataattctaaGATGCAGCTGCAATAAGaaccatttattttaaactttaaaacttgatattcagtAGCTTTGTTATATTAAACGTctttaaatcttttaaaataaagtacattgttgtagaggctggaaagtaagcaatagatgaacgagttagtttgaaggccgacccgaaggggaggccttcgataatacgagttcatctattgcacttttggccgagactaaacattgtgcttttcatgaTCACtgtgaggaaataaaaaatatttttccacaaaacaaacaataataattgaaagactgatgataatgattgactaaatattttttttattttattattatgtgatttttttgatgtttttaaacTTAAAGCACATTGGTATAAACTgtaatgtttttaattgaatgaatgaataaatctATGAGTCAGCAGTCAACTCAAAAACCTACCTGAACCATTTGCTGCAGCCGTTTGCTCTTCACCTTTCCTTTGGTCCTCACCAGCTCATTGGCAGCAGCGAGGTACTGCGTTAGTTTATTCAACTCCTGCCGAGGAAGGTCCCAGGGCGGGTCCAAACGACACGCATAGTCAAAATCAGATAGGGCTTCTGCATAACACTCTTCGAACTTTAGTGCCTGAAATTCGTAGCCATTACTAGAATGTAAATCATAATGGGCATGCCTAAAAAACCATAATAGCACAATTTAGATAGCATCATTGTTTTCTCTATTTGAGCCAAGATGGCGTTAGGAGTtgctacaaaataaaataattaacattattaagtaaattttaatgtatgcaatgtgtacagtcgaacaaactgaatcatgtatgGTGAAGGATTTTAATTCATGACCCACCATGGAACCACTTCACAGTAAACAtgatagtgacatcgcattaattaacaaggaaaatcgtaatgactttttctttgaaaaggtGTCACGGTGGCTCATGAAATTAAAGTCTGActgtaccaggatggaacctttgtgccacTAACGTCATATTGACATCCTATACTTtggtcaaggaaatcatagagaaattggttaatatttaaaaagttcCATCCTGGTTCATAAATCAGTTTGTTCAactatacatatgtatacatatttgtaaaTCTTATAATATCCAAATATGAAGGAACTCCTTTGTCAATTGTGTTCAATTGAGAAATGTTGAGATACATATACATGACTGTACAAAGTTAAATAAAGTCAATTAAtctttttatttgaatgttTAAGTGGATGCGAGGAGCATTTAATTAGCGAAAAACAAAGAGTGAGTTAAGGAGGAGGGtgggacgtcctacggctgctGATTTTGAGAGTAGGGTGAAAAGTTAGAGATCTGCATAGAATACTCACAATTCCTTTATTATAATAGAGATCAGGCTGTCCCTTTGCAACAGGGTCTGCCAAAGCTTGC carries:
- the LOC141445182 gene encoding tetratricopeptide repeat protein 5-like; this encodes MAERNRLSLRCLSIILRQETSDGKKNDSTPAIVRSVELAREAVSLDTKDGMSWIILGNAYLCQFFLGSQDPTKIKLCMSAYKQALADPVAKGQPDLYYNKGIALKFEECYAEALSDFDYACRLDPPWDLPRQELNKLTQYLAAANELVRTKGKVKSKRLQQMVQSLDKKMLGVYATATVERNGAKENAFNFTTLDQLVEGKNLGKVILGRVVGSIHNENSVPFTFAIVDASLQCFLVTVYNWADGRGAIIGDAVAIPEPKVKHHKLDSPLAKFEFSSIRVTDPTQMRVNGRRVGIEQFASTKVTSTYEVH